AGTGACCCAGATCTAGCGGTTGCTATGGAAACCAAACCATGGGCTATTTTAAGTATTTTGGCACCTCTTTTACCTGAGTCACGTTCACGCTGATGATAAATGACCTGAAGCAGCGACGGTCTGGACGTTGAACTGTTTCCGTCCCGTCTCAGATCCAGCTCGTTGACGATGGAGCCGACACCACGTCTCCTGAGACACCTGAGCCCGGCACCGGCAGGATTCCCAAACGAGGTGAGGACACGCGGATGCAGCAGTTTAAGCAGAGTCTGAGTCTTACACCCTTCGGCCTGTAGCTTATTTAACAGTCAAACCAAACAGACGCTGAAAACCGTGTGCTGAGATttgagttaaaaaaataatgttgaGTCAGACTGATCTGAGATCAGGCACAAGTGTTTCCTACACAGTGTTTAAACGTGTACCTGGCAACAACTTGGAGAAAGTCCTTGAAACTGTGGTCGGTGTAAACGGACCAATGTTAGAATAGACCGAGGATGTTTTCATCCAGAGCAGCTTGATGTGACACAATGAATGAGTGCCCCTGTTTTTATCTTAACTACTGAACCTGATTAAACTAGTCTGGTTGTGGCCACGACGTTGAGGTGTGTTTACTTTCTTGTGCCTCACTCTTTGTTTGGGTTTATCTGTGCAGAGATCCTGGAGACGCCTCGGTCCAGTAAACTGGTGAGTGTGATAACGTGTGGGTGTCCTGACAGCAGATACCTGatcccacacacgcacgcacacacacacacacacacacacacacacacacacacacacacacacacacacacacacacacacacaacaaagcacCGTATCTAAAGCACACGCTGAGGCTTCCTGTTCACTATCAGGATAAAGAGCCGCCCCTGGTCTGCTCCGGCCTGACTCTGATAAAAAATAGACTTAGTCACAAAAATTGAATTAGTTTTACATGATACAGTTTTATTCAGTCAGAAGAGTTTTacctacatacagtaattaaCTGTATAGAGAAAAATACCTGTAGCTGTGCGTCATAAATAATGGGAGAGAGAAGAATGAGGAACACATTAAGCTGCAGGAAACCAAATGTTTCTGTAAATAACTTCATTATTCATAAATATTCAAACCACAGTGAATCAGAATGTTTGAAACGAGACAATGTTTGAAGCGAGACAATCTGCAGTTTATGGAAATGTGAAATTCCTAATTTGTTTTTTGAGTAGTTTCTTTTCcgaccactagagggcgacGTTTCCTTCTGAGTGTGACTGTAGTTATCGCTGAATAATTCAACaatgatgattatgattattatatttatttaagaattattaaaacactaaaaaacaccgaaaatgatgaataaaatgtatatttcaTGACAAATTATTAGTTTATGTGTAGGAGTCCGTATTTAAACACTGACTTTGAGCCGGACTTTGAGCCTAATAAtatttctgttgttgttaataatgtttattatttagattATTGTTGTGAAAAAGTTGTCGAATTCCAGTGAATGTTAATGTTTGGTGGTTTCACTGACTGAATGTCTGTTCACAGTTAACAAATCATGTCCCGTCCATAAAtgaacatgttttgtttgtgaaacaagctgaaggagagagaaaatCTGCTGATCAGATCAGAGATCACAGCCTCACTACACCCCGACCCCAGCATGACAGACCTCAGTGTTAACTTTcacccttccttccttccttccttccttccttccttccttccttccttccttccttccttccttccttccttccttccttccttccttccttccttccttccttccttccttccttccttccacgcAGCGAGGACTGAAGCCTAAAAAGGTGGTGCATGTTTCTCTAACCTCGGTACAGTGCTCATGTTATGACCGTGTCTCTGCATGGCATCGGGGCCTCACCCTTTATTACCCATCATGCCTCGCTCTGCTAACAATCTGCTCTGTTACCGTGGAGACAAAGACGATGCCTGTGTTGTACGTCATAGGTTCAGCTGACCTCTCTGCTTTTTAAAGCATGTTTCTGCTATTGGCAGCTGATTCTGGCTCATTTTCTGGATaactaataatataattaatataattaattgtaataatagtAATGGCTCTACAAGCCTTCAGGTTGGGAAAAAACCCCGGAGCCTTTTTTCGTTGAGCCTCTGAGGGGTTCGTGGGTCCAGTCCTCCTGCGCTGAGTCGCACTGAACACGCAGACGTTCCTTCGCTGCTGTAGAAATGTCAGAAGGTGAAGCGAGGCTCCGTCCTGCAGAGTATGGATTTCCTGTCAGCTCCTGCTTTAGTGTCTCGTGTACGGCATCCGCTCCAGAGGGGCATTAGACTTGACTTCAGGCTGAACCGGAGCCTCATGGAGCGTTCAGAACATGCAGGGAGGTTGGATGATTCACAGTCAGACAGGAAAAGTGCTGCACAGAGCGAATGCATTCAGGCTGGACTTTAGTTTAACACCATAAATAGAACTTGTGTTTTTCAACGAAGCCAGAAATGACTTTAGATCACAGCAAAGtgagttattatttatttaaaccagAGCTTCAGTCAATTTAAATCTGTACGTCTGTGAATGGCCTCCGTCACTTCCCTTCTGTTTCCCCATTAAATCACATGCAGGTCTTTAAATATTAATCTGCTTTGTGAAAATTGGGTTTGTTCCGATTTGCAGTCAAGAATGAGCAGAAACATTCGATGCTGAAAACTGACGGCTTGGTTTCAAAAGTGATCAAACTGAAAAGATCTGTCACATCATTACGTTTAGCGTGAAGACGAAGATGCTGAATACGCTCATTTGTTAGAATCCTGTGACATTTAGCTTTGAATCGGGGAACAGCAGAGATGGATGCGGTTCACGAggctctgagcctcaggttccgCTGCATTAGTGCAGCGTCCGCTGGGAAACCTGATCCGACTCCGCCCTTCGTCTCGCTTCATCACATCCGCGCTGACTGGGCCCCGTTCAGTGGTGTTTAATATTTGAACAGGACAGAtttccctcagctgctctgtaATGGATCTGATGTAGTCTTTAATCGTAGAAGGAACCTGCTCGCTTTACTTCAAACCCGTTCTCCATTTAAAGCTCCGCTAATGAGAGTCTCCCACTGAATGAATCCTCTTGgattcctctctgctcctgcagagaaGATTAGTGGCGCTGAAGAACATGTTATAATATATTGATTATATTTATAGATTACAGATGTTAAACTCAGTGTTGCTACTGTAGTTTAGACTCATTTTTTTAAgagtgaaatatttaaattgatCACAAACTGCTACATTTTACACCTGTTCCTAAGATAGATGCACCTGAATCCAGCCCCCCTCTGCTTTTGTGGTGAGCCCATTGGAGGGATGCGAGTGTTGCTAGGGGACGGGAGGCTTGCATCAGTTGTTGCTGCTCATTTTCCCCTCTCACCTCCGTTTCAGGCCCCACCCTCCTCCGTCTGCTTCATGCTCACACACCGTCTCACCCGccttccctgtctgtctgtggtggaggtgatgagtgggagggaggcaggcaggGGGCACAGTGATGTAATGCAAGAGGCGGCAAATCGCAATGAGGGGGGGAGGaagtgggaggagagggggagagagagggggagagagagggagggagagagagagagagagagagagagggagagaggcgtCTCCTGAGCAGTAGCAGGTCAGAGGCAGCGAGATGCTTCAGCTGGAATCGTAGCAGACGGGAacgcgaggcagcgactgaagGCTGTGGTAAACGGATTAtgcgaggagcagagagagggaaggagaaggaggacgagagcgggaggaagggacgcggggagggagaggagcacaGCGGCCATTTGCTCCACTGCAGCTGCCTGTCTCTCTGACTGCTCGGCTCCAGCCGTCCGTCTGTGCCGACTGCGTGGACCGAGCCTCTACCTGTTTcaccacctgtgtgtgtgtgtgtgtgtgtgtgtgtgtgtgtgtgtgtgtgtgtgtgtgtgtgtgtgtgtgtgtgtgtgtgtgtgtgtgtgtcttcttctCTTCCAAACATGATGAGGCAGACTCCTGCGCCCCGGAAGGTACAGAACTCCCTCCTGTCGCTCGTGTGTTGGGCTGCAGCCGCTTGTTGTTGTCACTTCCCATTTGTTCTGTGGCAACGCTGCTGTGAAGTTTCTCTTTGcttgtatttatttttgctaATCACCGAGTGCTGCAGTAAACCAGGAGCGACACGTTCACTGGAGCGCGTGCTGTGGCCGGTCGCATTCAGCCTTCGGCTCAGTGAGGTGGAGGAACGGAACCGAGCTCTGATTTATTGCAGCGCTGCTGTTGGACCTCTGCTCCGGCTGAGTGTGTCTGCGGtgccttttgtttcctgttcagCTCCTGTCTTTAATTTGCCTCCATCGTTCAGAGCATCCTCCCATGTTTTACAGGTTCAGTGACTCCTTTTGTCGGTACTGAAATAATTTCACTCTTTGCAGATGCAGCAAACGGCTGCTGTGGTTCCAGCTGAGCTCTGCGACGCTGtcagctgttagctgttagctgttagctgttagctgttagctgggCTCATTTCTGCTGAATGGCCTGACTCTAATCCAATCAACAGCTATAAGGGAACGCTCAGATCCAGCTCCGCACCGCTCGGGTTAATGATGCTCAGTTCAGAGCCAACACAATAATTTTTGCAGACAGATCTAATAAGGACCCGGCTGAAGCTGTGTCACGTCTGTCTGATCTGTGCAAACACTGCACAGTGAAGTTCTACGGTTTCATGTTTCAGGCTAATGTAAAGTCTGCTGTTgaacctctgctctgctcagaaCGGCACAGAACAACGAATTGGGTTCAGCTGAGTTAGATCTGCTGCGTCCCCCGAGACACAAAGCAGCCATTTAGGCCACAGCGTCGGtaccagccgctgctgctgagcgcGTGGTCACGTGGATGAGAGCGAGGTCAGACAGAAGCACTGAGGCCGTGTAGGATGCATGACTAGAGATGGAGAGGAGACGTCTTTTCTGGGTCCTAATGGAACCAGATCAGTTCCATCAGTTCATTTTGTCATTTACTGTGAACTTTAACCCGACTCTGtgtttccctctctcctctcctgccctttgaccttccttcctcctctcccctctcagACCACGGCCAGAAGGCCCAAGgtgagctcagctccagctccatctgcGCGTCTTGTTCCtaatcaagtgtgtgtgtgtgattggttTTAActtgtgtgtgacagcagagcCTCACAGAAGCCTGAAGTTTGATTTACTCTTTATCTCATCTGACTCCTGTTTGTTGTACCAACATTCCCGTGTTTAATCTCCTTTTGCTTCAGACTGATTTCAAATcatttgtttgctcattttatCTTCATTTCACTTGTTACCACTCTCAACGTACACCTGGCAGGAAGAGCGTGATCCGTTTTACCCGTTTTGCTCTCGTCCTCGTCTGTGGTGATTGCAGAGTAATTCCACCTCTCCTGACTTCCTTCAGCAGCCCAGTCGCCCCGCAGGCGCCGGAGGGAAGGGGGCCGCGTCCGgctcggcctcggcctcggccggagagatgagcagcagcgagCCCAGCACCCCGGCCCAGACGCCGCTGGCCGCGCCGGTCATCCCCACCCTCCACTCCCCCGGGAACCCGCCcgcccccacccccgcccccagCAAGGTCAGACTGCAGGTCACACAGTGATGGGAGAGGCTGCTCAAGGCTGAGCTCCCAAAATGATGCTGTAAAAGCTGCTTGAAGAACACTGGATTCTTacgctgctgtgtttttggAAAAGTAAATATCTGTCTCTTAAGTTTTACCAGTGTGACACATGATGGACTCATTCATGTCCATCTGTGGTATTTGAAGGTCAGGGAAACGTTAACATTCTGTAAAGGTCAGGTGACCTTTCATCCTGACGTGGAGATAATCAGGCGTGTTCACGTTTTTTTTCTCAGGAGGACGTCGCTATGGAAACGCAGGTGCAGCGATGTGGTGTGATGCTTTAGCCCTTGAGATTGAAGTGTTGTTGTTCTCTAACATTCTAACGAGATGCAGACAGGTGTGACTACTCCTCATTAGTCTCTGTGTGAGTTATAACATTTGCTGGAGTTGAACTAagacctgctgctgttaaatGCTGCCTGATTATGCATTGGAGCTTGTAAAGTGAGCGTGTGCTCTGCTGAGGCCTGTAGGAGTCTTAGTGCTCATATTCTTCTCTCCACAGGTAAATTCTCTGCTTGGTCAATTATGTCAAAgcttttgttcttctgtcaATTTAATTCTCCACTAACATAATTAGACAAAACGTTAGAGAAGAGCGCCTTAGTTGTTAAATGTGATCATGATTCTTCTCATTTTGCTTGATCAAATAATTCCCTTTGATTCTTTTCTGTCTGTAAATGTCCTGCATCCAGGAAGAGGAAGCTCTCCGTGCTCAGGTGAAGGACttagaggagaagctggagacgATAAAGATGAAGCGAACTGAGGACAAGGCCAAAGTGAAAGAGATGGAAAAGCACAAGATCCAGCTAGAGCAGCTTCAGGAGTGGAGAACCAagatgcaggagcagcaggcggaGCTGCAGAAACAACTCAAAGAGGCAAAAAGGGTAAGAAGCACCAAAGGGATGGAAGGTGTTCAATATGTCTGTAAATAATAAGTCATAAAGTATGTGATGAATGacgtgtcatagtatagtaacATGAAACACAAGGTAGATTCAGATTCTAACACTTTATTTTTACTTCAAGGAAAATTCAAAAGGCAGAGAGCAATAATAGTAAAATCAATAAAGGACCAATAAAAAtatcaataaacacaaacaacaatcgATGGGGTATGAGGTCGTACGTGGTCAAAAACACACCTTGTGTTGACAGACATTAGACTGTGTCAAGTCCGTATTTACCGCTGAATCTGTGCATGTGCAGGAGGCCAAAGAAGCGCAGGAGGCCAAGGAGCGGTACATGGAGGAGATGTCAGATACCGCAGACGCCATCGAGATGGCCACGCTGGATAAGGAGATGGCCGAGGAGAGGGCCGAgtccctgcagctggaggtcgaCTCCCTGAAGGAGAAAGTGGACGAGCTCACCATGGACCTGGAGATCCTCAAGCACGAGATCGAGGAGAAAGGTACGACAGGAAACAGGACTTGTCAGGAGTAAAAGGTTGAGTTTAGAGCAGAGAAGCTGATAAAAGTCaagtttaaaacatgttttaaaaatgaacttGTTGGTGTAGCTGTGAGTTTGAACACGTCCTTATTTCTTAACGTGCGTTTGGTTTATTGTTTACCATCATCTCTTCTGTCTGGAACAAGGCAACATGGATTCACTCTTAGTCAAGGatcaaactttatttttttgtttttcacacatctAGACACAGATTCAGGTGCAGTTTGTGGTTTCTCACAGGTTCTGATGGAGCCGCCTCCAGTTACCAtgtcaaacagctggaggagcagaactCCAGACTGAAGGAAGCGCTGGTCAGGTAGGTTCTGTTCCTAAACTGTTGTGGCTCATCACATTTACTGCTGCCTTTAAGTGGTTCTCCTTGTTTCAGGATGCGTGATCTGTCGGCGTCGGAGAAGCAGGAACACGTGAAGTTGCAGAAGCAGATGGAGAAGAAGAACGTGGAGCTGGATTCTCTGAGGAGCCAGAAAGAAAAACTGCAGGAAGAGATGACGGCGGGAGAGAAAACCATCGacgagctgaaggagcaggtcagtgtgtggcagcttcagcagctggaaCCAGTCTGTTAACGTCACATGTCTTTGTCCATGGACTTCAGGCTctgactgtagctgctttaTTGCAGGTGGATGCAGCTCTCGGTGcagaggagatggtggagactCTGACAGAAAGAAACCTGGACCTGGAAGAGAAAGTCAGAGAGCTGAGAGAGACGGTCACTGACCTGGTGAGTGAAACACGTCAGGCTCCTTCACAGGATTCAGATAATTCACTCATGAATTATTATCGATCAGTGAAAGTGAAGTGGAAAGCTTTCAGTGACCTTGTTTGTTGGTGTTCGCCTTTTTTCTCCAGGAAGCCATCAACGAGATGAACgatgagctgcaggaaaacgcgagagagacggagctggagctgagagagATGCTGGATCTGGGAGCAGCGAGAGTCCGAGAGGCCGAGAAACGAGTGGAAGCGGCTCAGGAGACGGTGGCAGATTATCAGCAGACCATCAAGAAGTACCGCGAGCTCACAGCTCACCTGCAGGTACGACGTCCGCACGGCTGGGAGGGGTCACGCTCTGTCCGACGTGAACCTGCTCgtgtcctgctgcaggaggtgaACAGGGAGCTGACCAGTCAGCAGGAGGcttcagcagagctgcagcagcagccgccggcaGAGATGTTCGACTTCAAGATCAAGTTCGCAGAGACGAAGGCCTACGCcaaggtcagagcagcagctcctcagtgtGAAGAAGACTTCTACAGAGGCGCTGCAGCGCTGAAAGCTTTACTGTGTGTTCAGGCCATCGAGATGGAGCtgaggaagatggaggtggGACAGGCCAACAGGCACGTGTCTCTGCTGACCTCCTTCATGCCCGAGTCCTTCCTGCGTCACGGCGGAGACCACGACTGcatcctggtgctgctgctcatcccTCGACTCATCTGCAAGGTGAACGCCAGCGTCTGCTTCCTTTAGAACGAGCCAGCAGCAAAACCGGAGACGTGGTAAAACCCGGCTTTGTTTTCAGGCCGAGCTGATCAGCAAACAGGCCCAGGAGAAGTTTGAGCTGAACGAGACGTGTGTGGAGCGGGTGGGTCTGAGGGGGGCGGTGGGGGAGCAGCTGAGCTTCGCTGGAGGTCTGGTCTATTCGCTGAGCCTGCTGCAGGCCACGCTGCACAAATACGAGCAGtaggtttcacacacacacacaccacaggtcTCTGTTGAGTGGCCCATCACCATCACGCTGTCCTCTGTCAGAGCTCTGGCCCAGTGCAGCGTGGACGTCTACAAGAAGGTGGGCGCTCTGTACCCGGAGATGAGCGTCCACGAACGCTCGCTGGACTTCCTCATCGACCTGCTGCACAAAGACCAACTGGACGAGACCGTCAACGTGGAGCCGCTCACCAAGGCCATTAAATACTATCAGGTACACACATGTAGTATTAGAGGTAAGACAAATCTACTAAGAACCAAAACCTGCGACTGAAAACGATGCTCCCACGTCAGCACCTGTACAGCATCCACCTGGCCGATCAGAGCGAGGACTGCACCATGCAG
Above is a window of Betta splendens chromosome 22, fBetSpl5.4, whole genome shotgun sequence DNA encoding:
- the dctn1b gene encoding dynactin subunit 1 isoform X13, with the translated sequence MSSDGGGRPVRVGSLVEVIGKGQRGTVAYIGTTLFASGKWVGVILDEAKGKNDGTVQGKRYFTCDDGHGIFVRQSQIQLVDDGADTTSPETPEPGTGRIPKREILETPRSSKLRGLKPKKVVHVSLTSTPAPRKTTARRPKSNSTSPDFLQQPSRPAGAGGKGAASGSASASAGEMSSSEPSTPAQTPLAAPVIPTLHSPGNPPAPTPAPSKEDVAMETQEEEALRAQVKDLEEKLETIKMKRTEDKAKVKEMEKHKIQLEQLQEWRTKMQEQQAELQKQLKEAKREAKEAQEAKERYMEEMSDTADAIEMATLDKEMAEERAESLQLEVDSLKEKVDELTMDLEILKHEIEEKGSDGAASSYHVKQLEEQNSRLKEALVRMRDLSASEKQEHVKLQKQMEKKNVELDSLRSQKEKLQEEMTAGEKTIDELKEQVDAALGAEEMVETLTERNLDLEEKVRELRETVTDLEAINEMNDELQENARETELELREMLDLGAARVREAEKRVEAAQETVADYQQTIKKYRELTAHLQEVNRELTSQQEASAELQQQPPAEMFDFKIKFAETKAYAKAIEMELRKMEVGQANRHVSLLTSFMPESFLRHGGDHDCILVLLLIPRLICKAELISKQAQEKFELNETCVERVGLRGAVGEQLSFAGGLVYSLSLLQATLHKYEQALAQCSVDVYKKVGALYPEMSVHERSLDFLIDLLHKDQLDETVNVEPLTKAIKYYQHLYSIHLADQSEDCTMQLADHIRFTQSALDCMSVEVGRLRSFLHAGQEKADLAVLLKDLETSCSDIRQFCKKIRRRMPGTDAPGIPAALTFGQPVSDTLSDCRKHLTWVVAVLQEVAAAGAQMMSPLGEQEGLSAAKLEDVAFKTGEQIYGSQGANPYECLRQSCGIVIATMNKMATAMQEGEYDAERPQNKNPPPVEVRAAALRAEITDAEGLGLKLEDRETVIKELKKSLKIKGEELSEANVRLSLLEKKLDSSSKDADERVEKIQTRLDEAQTLLKKKEKEFEETMDALQADIDQLESEKLELKQRLNSQTKMDGLRGTGPSGIASIVTGTAGEEQKASMMSGVGAGSGVQVIDSPLLTQQIEAQRVCIKQLKNENNRLKAEKMRVQLASLPPLHVPKLPCRDGGRPEVLSSALYRKTDQLLETLLQMSANVKVVDITGKSPVTPGAQLLEQTARLQSLNSTLDRLKDEVAEHVVNQQPGARVSSDFATFPSTSFVKVTEEKQGDTVLVGRVMVPCPRGQEQLHRLVLSHSQLQRVHSLLRI
- the dctn1b gene encoding dynactin subunit 1 isoform X1; its protein translation is MSQTRRSTHSRTTSSGSSRMSSDGGGRPVRVGSLVEVIGKGQRGTVAYIGTTLFASGKWVGVILDEAKGKNDGTVQGKRYFTCDDGHGIFVRQSQIQLVDDGADTTSPETPEPGTGRIPKREILETPRSSKLRGLKPKKVVHVSLTSTPAPRKTTARRPKSNSTSPDFLQQPSRPAGAGGKGAASGSASASAGEMSSSEPSTPAQTPLAAPVIPTLHSPGNPPAPTPAPSKEDVAMETQEEEALRAQVKDLEEKLETIKMKRTEDKAKVKEMEKHKIQLEQLQEWRTKMQEQQAELQKQLKEAKREAKEAQEAKERYMEEMSDTADAIEMATLDKEMAEERAESLQLEVDSLKEKVDELTMDLEILKHEIEEKGSDGAASSYHVKQLEEQNSRLKEALVRMRDLSASEKQEHVKLQKQMEKKNVELDSLRSQKEKLQEEMTAGEKTIDELKEQVDAALGAEEMVETLTERNLDLEEKVRELRETVTDLEAINEMNDELQENARETELELREMLDLGAARVREAEKRVEAAQETVADYQQTIKKYRELTAHLQEVNRELTSQQEASAELQQQPPAEMFDFKIKFAETKAYAKAIEMELRKMEVGQANRHVSLLTSFMPESFLRHGGDHDCILVLLLIPRLICKAELISKQAQEKFELNETCVERVGLRGAVGEQLSFAGGLVYSLSLLQATLHKYEQALAQCSVDVYKKVGALYPEMSVHERSLDFLIDLLHKDQLDETVNVEPLTKAIKYYQHLYSIHLADQSEDCTMQLADHIRFTQSALDCMSVEVGRLRSFLHAGQEKADLAVLLKDLETSCSDIRQFCKKIRRRMPGTDAPGIPAALTFGQPVSDTLSDCRKHLTWVVAVLQEVAAAGAQMMSPLGEQEGLSAAKLEDVAFKTGEQIYGSQGANPYECLRQSCGIVIATMNKMATAMQEGEYDAERPQNKNPPPVEVRAAALRAEITDAEGLGLKLEDRETVIKELKKSLKIKGEELSEANVRLSLLEKKLDSSSKDADERVEKIQTRLDEAQTLLKKKEKEFEETMDALQADIDQLESEKLELKQRLNSQTKMDGLRGTGPSGIASIVTGTAGEEQKASMMSGVGAGSGVQVIDSPLLTQQIEAQRVCIKQLKNENNRLKAEKMRVQLASLPPLHVPKLPCRDGGRPEVLSSALYRKTDQLLETLLQMSANVKVVDITGKSPVTPGAQLLEQTARLQSLNSTLDRLKDEVAEHVVNQQPGARVSSDFATFPSTSFVKVTEEKQGDTVLVGRVMVPCPRGQEQLHRLVLSHSQLQRVHSLLRI
- the dctn1b gene encoding dynactin subunit 1 isoform X8, encoding MSQTRRSTHSRTTSSGSSRMSSDGGGRPVRVGSLVEVIGKGQRGTVAYIGTTLFASGKWVGVILDEAKGKNDGTVQGKRYFTCDDGHGIFVRQSQIQLVDDGADTTSPETPEPGTGRIPKREILETPRSSKLRGLKPKKTTARRPKSNSTSPDFLQQPSRPAGAGGKGAASGSASASAGEMSSSEPSTPAQTPLAAPVIPTLHSPGNPPAPTPAPSKEDVAMETQEEEALRAQVKDLEEKLETIKMKRTEDKAKVKEMEKHKIQLEQLQEWRTKMQEQQAELQKQLKEAKREAKEAQEAKERYMEEMSDTADAIEMATLDKEMAEERAESLQLEVDSLKEKVDELTMDLEILKHEIEEKGSDGAASSYHVKQLEEQNSRLKEALVRMRDLSASEKQEHVKLQKQMEKKNVELDSLRSQKEKLQEEMTAGEKTIDELKEQVDAALGAEEMVETLTERNLDLEEKVRELRETVTDLEAINEMNDELQENARETELELREMLDLGAARVREAEKRVEAAQETVADYQQTIKKYRELTAHLQEVNRELTSQQEASAELQQQPPAEMFDFKIKFAETKAYAKAIEMELRKMEVGQANRHVSLLTSFMPESFLRHGGDHDCILVLLLIPRLICKAELISKQAQEKFELNETCVERVGLRGAVGEQLSFAGGLVYSLSLLQATLHKYEQALAQCSVDVYKKVGALYPEMSVHERSLDFLIDLLHKDQLDETVNVEPLTKAIKYYQHLYSIHLADQSEDCTMQLADHIRFTQSALDCMSVEVGRLRSFLHAGQEKADLAVLLKDLETSCSDIRQFCKKIRRRMPGTDAPGIPAALTFGQPVSDTLSDCRKHLTWVVAVLQEVAAAGAQMMSPLGEQEGLSAAKLEDVAFKTGEQIYGSQGANPYECLRQSCGIVIATMNKMATAMQEGEYDAERPQNKNPPPVEVRAAALRAEITDAEGLGLKLEDRETVIKELKKSLKIKGEELSEANVRLSLLEKKLDSSSKDADERVEKIQTRLDEAQTLLKKKEKEFEETMDALQADIDQLESEKLELKQRLNSQTKMDGLRGTGPSGIASIVTGTAGEEQKASMMSGVGAGSGVQVIDSPLLTQQIEAQRVCIKQLKNENNRLKAEKMRVQLASLPPLHVPKLPCRDGGRPEVLSSALYRKTDQLLETLLQMSANVKVVDITGKSPVTPGAQLLEQTARLQSLNSTLDRLKDEVAEHVVNQQPGARVSSDFATFPSTSFVKVTEEKQGDTVLVGRVMVPCPRGQEQLHRLVLSHSQLQRVHSLLRI
- the dctn1b gene encoding dynactin subunit 1 isoform X15, yielding MSQTRRSTHSRTTSSGSSRMSSDGGGRPVRVGSLVEVIGKGQRGTVAYIGTTLFASGKWVGVILDEAKGKNDGTVQGKRYFTCDDGHGIFVRQSQIQLVDDGADTTSPETPEPGTGRIPKREILETPRSSKLTTARRPKSNSTSPDFLQQPSRPAGAGGKGAASGSASASAGEMSSSEPSTPAQTPLAAPVIPTLHSPGNPPAPTPAPSKEDVAMETQEEEALRAQVKDLEEKLETIKMKRTEDKAKVKEMEKHKIQLEQLQEWRTKMQEQQAELQKQLKEAKREAKEAQEAKERYMEEMSDTADAIEMATLDKEMAEERAESLQLEVDSLKEKVDELTMDLEILKHEIEEKGSDGAASSYHVKQLEEQNSRLKEALVRMRDLSASEKQEHVKLQKQMEKKNVELDSLRSQKEKLQEEMTAGEKTIDELKEQVDAALGAEEMVETLTERNLDLEEKVRELRETVTDLEAINEMNDELQENARETELELREMLDLGAARVREAEKRVEAAQETVADYQQTIKKYRELTAHLQEVNRELTSQQEASAELQQQPPAEMFDFKIKFAETKAYAKAIEMELRKMEVGQANRHVSLLTSFMPESFLRHGGDHDCILVLLLIPRLICKAELISKQAQEKFELNETCVERVGLRGAVGEQLSFAGGLVYSLSLLQATLHKYEQALAQCSVDVYKKVGALYPEMSVHERSLDFLIDLLHKDQLDETVNVEPLTKAIKYYQHLYSIHLADQSEDCTMQLADHIRFTQSALDCMSVEVGRLRSFLHAGQEKADLAVLLKDLETSCSDIRQFCKKIRRRMPGTDAPGIPAALTFGQPVSDTLSDCRKHLTWVVAVLQEVAAAGAQMMSPLGEQEGLSAAKLEDVAFKTGEQIYGSQGANPYECLRQSCGIVIATMNKMATAMQEGEYDAERPQNKNPPPVEVRAAALRAEITDAEGLGLKLEDRETVIKELKKSLKIKGEELSEANVRLSLLEKKLDSSSKDADERVEKIQTRLDEAQTLLKKKEKEFEETMDALQADIDQLESEKLELKQRLNSQTKMDGLRGTGPSGIASIVTGTAGEEQKASMMSGVGAGSGVQVIDSPLLTQQIEAQRVCIKQLKNENNRLKAEKMRVQLASLPPLHVPKLPCRDGGRPEVLSSALYRKTDQLLETLLQMSANVKVVDITGKSPVTPGAQLLEQTARLQSLNSTLDRLKDEVAEHVVNQQPGARVSSDFATFPSTSFVKVTEEKQGDTVLVGRVMVPCPRGQEQLHRLVLSHSQLQRVHSLLRI